One window of Alosa sapidissima isolate fAloSap1 chromosome 21, fAloSap1.pri, whole genome shotgun sequence genomic DNA carries:
- the LOC121695434 gene encoding IgGFc-binding protein-like encodes MEMSGILCCFATLLIAGHVFAGPAVAPTDTGVCWAMGDPHYRTFDGNFYNFMGSCSYVLAKNMDVDATHPAFEVTAKNTKSAGSLLTSVGEVTINVYGNVIKIFRNELSTVWVNDKVWNLPVTLAFSQEEIMLRQSGLSVILWTDFGLTVEYDWKQYVKVTVPSSFMGRVGGLCGNFDNNKNNDLINPDGSVAKSIEALGKSWRVPNQRDEQDCKDECTGDCGGCSWWRRGKADVFCGVMTPILNFQFRDCHAVIEPHIFFDMCKFDYCRGGEMKNYICDMLGVYTDACQRAGVKVYDWRRLSHCPSPACPEHSHFEYCGNACPATCEDPSAPSSCKTPCVQTCTCDEGYFRSGNRCIRKEECGCQYNELHLQPGQSIWADECTQKITCNSGKITSEKKTCGLGEECKVKNGVNSCQAVKSAVCTISGDPHYNTFDHVKYDFMGTCTYTAAEGCHLDGTDLTPFTVVVENEKWYAMSNDPKVSVAKLVAVTVYGNTIILRRNQVGLVWVNGAIMNLPVNLNEGQVVIQQIGTNDVISTDFGLKVTYDLVYHVTVTVPDTYADKTCGLCGNFNGKTDDEFQLPDGKITKDVTAFGSSWKVGVPGVVCENGCEGDNCPKCPASERPKIESECSIITDPKGPFAACHYVIEPASYYRDCVYDVCVAEGIQMLCHSINAYVIDCQDMGVKVLNWRTPNLCPMTCPTNSHYSICASPCKTPCPGLTSVTCADVCAEGCACNTGYYFNGTGCVPQDECSCYINGKTLKIGETVVADDCTFKYICPKSGHGHMESTSCTFVEECGIQNGIRGCYPKQCIMGNNGVFTTFNGRVGDVKDSGMYDLVKICDDTIAEGWFRIVMDLQTCLQTGQMTAVGIIAFFDDVSVVVNSNFETLVNGKKATLPFQQDSISIQITNDLLVIEKMSAIVVSYSRSQQITVTVSDTVAGNVCGACGKLIEDATFAKSSIQNYLNGYRSGIFNFCN; translated from the exons GCCATGTCTTTGCGGGACCAGCAGTTGCTCCCACAGACACAGGGGTCTGCTGGGCCATGGGGGACCCTCACTATCGCACGTTCGATGGCAATTTCTACAACTTCATGGGCAGTTGCTCATACGTCCTGGCCAAGAACATGGATGTGGATGCCACCCACCCAGCTTTTGAGGTCACTGCGAAGAACACAAAAAGCGCAGGCTCCCTCCTCACGTCTGTCGGTGAGGTGACCATTAATGTCTATGGCAACGTGATCAAAATATTCCGCAATGAACTCAGCACGGTTTGG GTCAATGATAAAGTATGGAACCTGCCTGTCACTCTAGCATTTTCACAAGAAGAGATCATGCTCCGACAAAGCGGTCTGTCTGTGATTTTGTGGACAGACTTTGGGCTGACCGTGGAGTATGACTGGAAGCAGTACGTGAAGGTAACCGTGCCCAGCAGTTTCATGGGCAGAGTAGGTGGCCTGTGTGGTAACTTcgacaataacaaaaacaacgATCTTATCAACCCAGACGGCTCTGTGGCAAAAAGCATTGAGGCCCTGGGAAAGAGCTGGAGGGTACCAAACCAGAGGGATGAACAGGATTGCAAAGATGAGTGCACCGGCGACTGTGGGGGCTGCAGCTGGTGGAGGCGAGGAAAGGCTGATGTGTTCTGTGGTGTCATGACCCCAATACTAAACTTCCAGTTCAGGGACTGCCATGCAGTCATTGAGCCACACATCTTCTTTGACATGTGCAAGTTTGATTACTGTCGAGGTGGTGAGATGAAGAACTACATCTGTGACATGCTGGGAGTTTACACGGATGCCTGTCAAAGAGCAGGGGTCAAGGTCTATGACTGGAGAAGGCTTTCCCACTGTC CATCTCCTGCATGTCCAGAGCACAGCCACTTTGAGTACTGTGGGAATGCCTGTCCAGCAACTTGTGAGGATCCATCTGCTCCTTCCTCATGCAAAACCCCTTGTGTCCAAACCTGCACTTGTGACGAAGGCTACTTCCGTAGTGGCAACAGATGCATACGCAAGGAGGAGTGTGGCTGCCAGTATAATGAGCTCCATCTCCAACCTGGACAAAGCATCTGGGCTGATGAATGCACACAAAAAATAACTTGCAACTCAGGAAAAATTACATCAGAGAAGAAAACTTGTGGTCTTGGTGAGGAGTGTAAGGTGAAGAATGGCGTTAATTCCTGCCAAGCTGTTAAATCTGCTGTCTGCACTATCTCGGGTGACCCTCACTACAACACCTTTGACCATGTAAAGTACGACTTCATGGGAACCTGCACCTACACAGCCGCTGAGGGCTGCCATCTGGACGGTACCGACCTCACCCCCTTTACTGTTGTGGTGGAGAATGAGAAATGGTACGCCATGTCAAATGATCCCAAAGTGTCTGTGGCTAAGCTGGTAGCTGTGACCGTTTATGGTAACACCATAATCCTGCGCAGGAATCAGGTTGGACTGGTCTGG GTCAATGGAGCCATTATGAACCTCCCTGTGAACCTCAATGAAGGACAGGTTGTCATCCAGCAAATTGGTACCAATGATGTAATCTCAACTGACTTTGGGTTGAAAGTGACTTATGACTTGGTGTACCACGTCACTGTCACAGTTCCTGATACTTATGCTGACAAGACCTGCGGTCTCTGTGGCAACTTCAATGGCAAAACAGACGATGAGTTTCAGCTCCCTGATGGCAAAATAACCAAAGATGTCACAGCTTTTGGGTCCTCATGGAAAGTTGGTGTGCCTGGTGTAGTTTGTGAGAATGGCTGCGAAGGTGACAATTGTCCCAAATGTCCAGCAAGCGAGAGGCCCAAGATTGAATCTGAGTGTTCCATCATCACTGACCCCAAGGGACCCTTTGCAGCATGTCACTATGTTATTGAACCTGCATCCTACTACCGAGATTGTGTCTATGATGTTTGTGTGGCAGAGGGAATCCAGATGCTTTGTCACAGCATTAATGCCTATGTCATTGACTGCCAAGATATGGGAGTTAAGGTCTTGAACTGGAGGACACCCAACTTGTGTC CCATGACCTGCCCAACAAACAGCCATTACAGCATCTGTGCTTCACCCTGTAAGACCCCATGTCCTGGGCTTACCAGCGTTACCTGTGCTGATGTCTGCGCTGAGGGATGTGCCTGCAACACCGGCTACTACTTCAATGGAACGGGTTGTGTACCACAGGACGAGTGCAGTTGCTACATCAACGGAAAGACCCTCAAG ATTGGAGAGACAGTGGTAGCTGATGACTGTACCTTCAAATATATTTGTCCTAAATCTGGACACGGCCATATGGAGTCCACGTCTTGTACCTTTGTTGAGGAATGCGGAATTCAGAATGGTATCCGTGGATGCTACCCCAAGCAGTGCATTATGGGAAATAATGGGGTTTTCACCACCTTTAATGGCAGAGTAGGAGATGTAAAAGACAGTGGGATGTATGATCTGGTGAAAATTTGTGACGACACCATAGCAGAGGGATGGTTCCGGATCGTGATGGACCTGCAGACCTGTCTTCAGACTGGTCAGATGACTGCTGTGGGCATCATTGCCTTCTTTGATGATGTATCAGTTGTTGTTAACAGCAACTTTGAGACCTTG GTTAACGGAAAGAAGGCAACTCTGCCCTTCCAGCAAGACAGCATTTCCATTCAAATAACAAACGACCTGCTGGTGATCGAGAAGATGTCTGCAATTGTTGTGTCTTACAGTCGTTCACAGCAGATCACAGTGACTGTCAGTGACACTGTGGCCGGCAATGTGTGCGGTGCATGTGGAAAACTCATAGAAGATGCAACCTTCGCTAAATCCTCTATACAAAACTATCTCAATGGCTATAGATCAGGAATCTTTAATTTCTG CAACTGA